A region of the Geomonas subterranea genome:
GATCCTGCAGACCATCCGCGGCGTCGACGTCGCCTTCCGCTACGGCGGGGAGGAGTTCATCGTGCTGTTGCCGGAGACGCGGCTGGAGCAGGCGATCCTGGCGGCGGAGCGCCTGCGCGACGCCGTGCAAAGCGGCACCGCCAACAGGCTGGTGGAAGGGACCAATCGCGGCGTGACGGTGAGCATCGGGGTCGCGAGCTATCCCGAGAACGCCGACAAGATGGACGAGCTGTTCAATATCGTGGATTCACTGCTCTACCTGGCCAAGCGCTGCGGCAAGAACAAGGTCTACCACCAGGAAAGCCTTCAGATACCGGCGACATGAAAAGATCCCTCGCACTCATCTGCTGCGGGCCGCTTCTGGCGGCCTTTTTGCTTCCCACCTTCGCCAAGGCTACGGTGGGCGGGCCCTGGTTCGCCAAGGCTACGGTGGGCGGGCCCACGTTCGCCGAGGCTACGGTGGACGGGCCCAGGTTCGCTGAGGCTACGGTGGGCGGGCCCACGTTCGCCAAGGCTACGGTGGGCAGGTCTGCTGACGGGCCTTCGTTCCTTATCGCTGCGGCGGGGGAGACGGGGGCAACCAAAGGTTCGGGGGGAGAGAGCGCACCGGCGCCGGCTCAGGCTGCGACGGCGGCTGCGGCTGCGGTTCCGGCTGCGGCGCCTTCGCGGGTCGAGGCGGCGTTCAAACCGCAGCTGTCATACGGGGACCAACTGCTGGCGGAGGATACGGTCTGGCGCGGGGAGGTGCTGGTGGAGGGGACGGTGACCGTTGCGGCCCAGGCGACGCTCACGGTGGAGCCGGGGACGGTGGTGCGCTTCAAGAGGAGCGAGGGACACACTCCCATCCTGGTGGTGCAGGGGCGGATCGAGGCTGCCGGTACCAAGGAGGATCCCATCCGTTTCACCTCCAGCTTCGCCACTTCGGCTGCGGGGGACTGGCTGGGGATCACACTCCTCGGGAGCGAAAAGAGGAACGTCCTGGAGAACTGCCGCATCGACGGGGCCCAGACCGGTCTCGAGGCGCTCTTCTCCAACCTGACGCTGAAAGGGGTGCGGGCCGAGCGCTGCGCCGTCGGCATGCGCTTCCAGGATGCGCTGGTGCAGATGGAAGCGGGGGGCGCCTCGGACTGCGACTCCGGCCTCATCTTCGCCAACAGCGAAGCGACCCTGCGCGGACTG
Encoded here:
- a CDS encoding right-handed parallel beta-helix repeat-containing protein; the encoded protein is MKRSLALICCGPLLAAFLLPTFAKATVGGPWFAKATVGGPTFAEATVDGPRFAEATVGGPTFAKATVGRSADGPSFLIAAAGETGATKGSGGESAPAPAQAATAAAAAVPAAAPSRVEAAFKPQLSYGDQLLAEDTVWRGEVLVEGTVTVAAQATLTVEPGTVVRFKRSEGHTPILVVQGRIEAAGTKEDPIRFTSSFATSAAGDWLGITLLGSEKRNVLENCRIDGAQTGLEALFSNLTLKGVRAERCAVGMRFQDALVQMEAGGASDCDSGLIFANSEATLRGLNVVGNRVGISALKSSIYLEDGSLAMNRSALSCDMCRVKLAGGAALDNGRGVTLLESEGSVSGMKLARNSDYGLSLTGSRVRVEGNLITGNGMQGMLVFDGAGVAWNNIISGNSGHDIYNAGTEEFRAPGNFWGESVPRIYDNGGRGKVNIVPQLKTAPSRN